TTCCTGCAATAATAATACTCATCTTTGCAGCTTCAAGTCCGGATCTATAGGCCATTTTTGTTTTCATTGGATTACAAAAAACGTTCGCAATAATTGCTCCATAGAATGTAGTTAGTAGTGCAACGGCCATGGCTGGACCAATTGCAGAAGGATCTGAAAGGTTCTGAAGCATCTGTACCAGACCAATCAAGGTCCCAATCATTCCCATCGCAGGACCATCATCCGCCATCCCTTGGAACACTTCTACTCCTACCTTATGCCTTTCAATCATTGCATCAATTTCAAGTTGTAGAATTGAACTTATGACCTCAGGAGGTCTGTTATCTGCTGCAAGTGTCATTGCTTTTTTAAGAAATGGATCTTCGATTGGAACTTTTTCAAGAGCAAATACTGATTCTCTTCTAGCCGTTTCTGCTAAATTTCCAATTTCATCTATTGTAGACTTTGGATCAGCAGGAGAGAAGAAGAATGCTTTCATAGCAAAGCCAACAATATTTTTTACGATTTCAATTGGCCATCTAAAGAATGTAACCCCTATTAGACCAAGCCCAACAACTAGAGTTGAAGGAACGTCGATAAAAATACCTAAATCACCACCAACTAAAATTGATCCTAGAATCGCAACCGACGCAACTAGAATCCCGATAATGGACGCTATATCCATGAAATACTTCCTTGTAATATTTAAGTTATCTAAGTATCGGAAATTTTAGAATTGGCCTTACAAATTCTTTACTAACTATTTGAATGTAGGAATTTCTTCTTACATTAATAGACTTTCCTCTACTTTAGTCTTATTAAATAATTATAGATGAAGTTCAATGTGTTTTCGCTATGATAGCTTTTTCCTAGTTGGTTAATGCTCTAGAGCAATAACCAACTAATTACATCAGCTTTATAATGATTTTAAATAGACTTCTAACTCTTTAATCTCAGATTGAGATAAGCTTCCGCCTAGAGGCATTCTGTATTTTTCATCTTTAGATTTAACTCTTTTTAGAATTTTATTCTTATAATCTTTAAGCTTCGCCTTATCTTTAAAGGGAAGATTATCTTGGTGACAGATGGCACATTTAACTTGAAGCATTTTCTCAACAGGATTTGTAAGAGTAGCAATTGAAGGTTTTTTAATCTCTGATTCTGCCAAAGCATCGCATACCTTAATTAGTTCGGCCTTATCTTTGCCACGTGAACTCTTAGCGATTTGAATACAAAAATCATAAGGGATATTAAGCATCATAACTTTCAATGCAGAATTATCACCTCCATCCCAATCGGTACATATTCCCTTCCAAAGCTCAGCAAGCTTACTAAAGGAGTCATCAAACACCTCTCCTTTGAAGCAGCTACGAGCAATATCAATTGATCGTGGAGGAACATCAGGGATTTTTGAATAAACAAAGCTCAATTTCTGACCTGGTCTTTGATCAAGATAGATAATAGTATCGTTTTCAATAAAAACGGGAAAATAAGAATTTCCAATTTTATTTTGTGTTACAGGAGTGATGGATTTATTATTTCTATCATAGACAAATACATTTCGAACTTCTGCCTCATCATTAAACTTTGGAGGAAGTGCGATCTCAGCAGAAATTCTTCTTGCACGATTTTGATTAACTGTTTCAGTCACATGAAATGCTATTTTAGAAGAGTCGAAGTTAAAATCGGCCTTACCAGATGGATAATCTAAACGATCGATCTCCCTAATTCCTGAACCATCTTCTGCAATACTAAAAATAACAGTCTGATTAGTATTTACATCTAATAAGGATAACTCACGTCCATCTCTTGAGATCATTGGCAATTTATAGCCTTCAGCAGGAATTTTAAAATCTTCACTTTGAACACCTAAAATATCACTTCCATTTAATTTATAATCTCTAATCAAAAGCCGACCTACAGCCTGACTATCATCTAAGCTCAATACTCTATAGTTTCCATTATCTAGTGTTCCGACACTCTGGTAAGTACGTGATGTATTTGAATCAATCCTACCAGTACGCTTGTCAAAATCCCCTCTTCGATCTCTTATGATATCCCAATTTTTCATTTGCATTAAATTCAAAGACCAACGTGGTAAAGAAGGATTCCTCCAATTGATCGAAGTTAAGAACTTTCCATCTTGACTTGGTACTGGATCAGCTTCTCCTGGAAGTAATAACTCCTCACCAGTATGAGTATCAAGCCTAAAATTCTTATTCTCTCCAATGTAGTATATATACCTGCCATCAGGGGAGGCCTTGAAGAAGTAATTTGGCTCTAATTTAGGAACGATCCTTTTGATAATACTTTCGTTACTCATATTACACATTTTCTTATCAACTGCTGCAAAAGTTGGACACGAAAGTAGTATTAGAAAAAAGATGGATTTTTTCATATTTATTCCAGATATTTTTTGATTAAGGCCTGAAGCTTAATTTTATTATTATACCCAGGAACTCGAACTATTAATTTTGAATTTTTATAAAGGACCATACTTGGATAGTGAATGTTTATGCCAAACTTTTCTAGCTTTCTTGAATTCATTTTCTCTAAGTATTCTTTGGGTAATTTATACTTTCCAATTATTTTCTTAGATATTTCTTCTAGTGAATTTAGGTCTGCAAGAACTTTTACAGGAACCCCAAGTTCACTTATATACTCTTGCAACTCTACTAGTTCATAAACTGACAAGCTCATATGTGCAGACCAGACAAGAATAATTCCTTTCTTATTCTTCTTCATCAGCTTAGTCAGATCATCATCACTAAAACCGCTACCGATAAACTTTGACTTTAGAAGAACGACGCTACATTCAGGCATTGTAAAACTAAAACCAACTTCAACAGAAGAGTTATTCATTGTTACCAACGACTTATTGCCTTCAACTTGAAGCCTTACTTCTCCTCCTTCTTCTAATGGAGAACTAACAGTAGACTCAGAGGTCTTACTCCATTTCTCTGGAGTTCCAAAATTACCAACTGCTTCGAGGGTTTGATTAGTACAAGGAATCTTTGCCAAAAAATTATCTGACTTAGAATAAGTATTTAAACTATATAGGCAAAGTAGGACGAGGTGTAACTTAACAAAGTAATTCATCTAATAACTTTATCTTAAACTACTCTATAAGTTAGCCCTAAATATTTTTCTTATAGTGCTCTACAGTTGGCACGATAGTAATTGACGGAAATGATCTCATTTAAGTTTTGAAGACTTAAACCTTCATTATCAAAAGATAATTTCAAAAAATCACCTCTTTCCGTTTTAAAAGAAATCCCCTCTCTATTTTCAGACAAAGAAGTAAGATAGATTATTTCGTGATTATACTCGATTAAAGCATCACCTGAATCTAGAACTGTGAGATTTAATCCCTTATCCAGAGATCTTGGATTTGAACACTTATATGTACGCTTAGTAGAAGCGCTAACTGGTAGACTTAATAATATTGTAAATAGTAATAATAATTTCATAGCTTTCTCCAAAAAGATGGCGCTTTAAATCATTATTAAAAGAGTATGTATCGGTGTAGATAAATTTTACAAACTTTTAGATAAAAAAAGACCCGGCACTAGGCCGGGTCCATTAAATAGATGTCTACTCTTAAATTGAAAACAACTCCTATGTTTCCCCGCCCAAGGCTTAAGAGTGTCATCAACTAGCTTTTTACAAACTCGATCGTTGACTCCAAATAAGTGGCCATTGATTTTCTGAGTAGGGACATTGAAACAGGTTCCTCGTCTATAAGAAGTTCTTTCTTAATAAACTCAACTGGAAATCCCGTCATTTCTGAAAGAGTCGAAAACGAAACCTTTTCATCCATACTGGAAGTTTGCGAATTCAATTCTGCCGTCTTGGCCAAATCTTGTTGTGACACTTTACACTCCTTTGTACCTATCATCAGCTGCTATAACTTTAGGAAGATCTTATTCCTAATATTAGTTATGCCTATCCATGCCGATGGCCTCATTTCTTATGGTGCATAAAAATGTTATCTAATCCTGTTTCAGAGTGTCAAATATTTGCATCATCTTACAGCGAATTGTAAGACTTTATTAGATAAATAAAAAAGAACTAAAGTACTGATTTTAGAGGATTAAGAATAATTTTATCAACTATTTAATCTGGCTTTCTTACAATGATTTGTTAATTGAAACTTTAAAATATCACGATCGGAATGTAGAACTTCGACAAAATGCTCTATTAATCAATAAGTAATACTAATCTATGAGATAAGAATCTTTATAAAAGAATCTTTTTTCAAATGCATTTCTAAGAACTCATCTTCACAGTTACTCAATAATGTAATGCCTCCACCAGCACTATAATTAAGTTTTCTATTTTTAAGATCAACAACGGCCGTTCTGATATTAATGGAAGAGTTACACATTCTATTGGCCATTAGTATTGTACTTCCGCAGTACGCCCCTCTATTTCTCTTTTCTATGTCCTTAATTATTTGCATTACTTTAAGTTTTGGTGCCCCCGTTATACTCCCCCCAGGAAACATGGCGCGAACTACCTTTAAGAGATTAGCATCCTGAGAAAGCCTCGTGGTTATAAGGGAATACTGATGAATAATTTTAGGTACTAAAAGAGGTTCATTTTTTTTAACAACTCTAGAGGCGCTTAGTTCAATTCGAGTTAGATCATTTCTCAAAAGGTCAGTAATCATATTTAATTCGGCTTGGTCTTTATTAGACGATAGGAGTTTTTCCCAGTCTCTTTTCCAATTTTCTGTTCGAGGCAGGGTTCCTTTTATTGGCATTGACCAAATAACTGGTTCCGTACTTTCTACTCTTGAGTTAAATAAACATTCAGGCGAATTACTTAGTAGTAAAAGGTCTAATTCTTCAACAAAAGTGGCATGCGCATAAGGAGAGATATTTTCTCGTTTTGCCCAGAGCTTTGAACATATGTCATCTGCTGAATAATCTTCATTAATTGCAAACTCGAAATCATAAGTAAGGTTTACTTGATAACAGTCTCCATTTTTCAAATGTCGCTGAACTTTTTTAAAATCTTCTTTATACTTTCTTTTATGAACACCCTTTAAAGGTCTTAGGCTGATCTCTGTTGAAGAAGTGATCGGAGTCCACTTGTCTTGTCGCTCATACTCTAACTCTAAAACCAAGAGAGTATCATCTGAAGAAAATTCAAGATCATTAAATTCATATCCAGCTTCATAAAATAAATGAAAGATTCTCTTAGCTTCAAACTCTGTTGTCTGAAGCTTTATTGTCTCCAAATATTCTTTAAATTGATCAAACTTAAATGGGTGTGAAGCTCCCGTGAGAAGGTCAATATAATGATTGAGATAATAGGCCTTAGCCTTTAAAGGTTTTGAATAACGAGTAAATTTCTCACCATCCCAAAAAGTTGACCACATAGTAAACTAGTTATCATCAGTAGAAAAAGCAGGATTCTCGAAACTAGTATAAGGACCTACCCAAGATAATTTGGCCGTCCCTGTTTCACCAGCACGGTTTTTACCAACTATAATCTCAGCTATTCCAGGCTCTTTTGTATCAGGGTTATAATATTCATCTCTATAAACGAACATAATAATATCAGCATCCTGCTCAATTGCACCAGATTCCCTTAAGTCAGAAGTCATCGGACGTTTATTAGGTCTTGCCTCAACACCACGGTTAAGCTGGGAAAGTGCAATCACTGGACAACCAAGTTCCTTTGCCATGGACTTTAGACCCCTAGACATTTCAGAGATCTGCTGTTCTCTAGGAAGGTTTTTAGTACTAGCACTCATTAACTGAAGGTAATCAATTATTATTAAACCAATACCGGACTCAGTCTTAATTTTACGACACTGAGACTGAATATCTAAGATAGTTGAATCACCAGAATCATTTATATAGATCGGATATTGTGAAAGTTCTTGAACCGCTTTACCAATACTTCTAAGGTCAGTATCTAAGAAGTTCTTTTGCCTAATTCTCTTAGAGTCTACTTTTGCTTTTTGAGAAAGAAGACGCATTGAAAGTTCGTTAGATAACATCTCCAGAGAGAAAATTGCCACAGGTAGACCAGAGGCGGCACAAGCATTTTGTGCGAAGTTAAGGGCCAAAGCCGTTTTCCCCATAGCAGGACGAGCAGCAAGTACAATGAGCTGGCCAGGTTGGAGACCTAATAACATCTCATCAACTTTAGGATACCCTGTAGTCAGTCCATGAATCTCTCCTGGCTTTCTAGAAGTATCTTCAAGCTCTTTTAGATTAAGTTTGAGGCAGGAGTTTAGTTTCTGCATCTTTCCAGACTTGGCCTCATTAGTTAATTTAAAAAAACTAGACTCTACTTCTTGAATAAAGTCTTCAGGCTTACCACCGAAGTCATAACCCATGGCCGCGACTCTCTCCGCAGTCCGGACAACCTCGCGCATACTGGATTTATCTTTAACAACCTTAGCGTAATGATAAATATTTGCGGCAGAGGCTTGATCTTCTACAATTCCCATAACGGAAGCTTGACCACCTACTTCTTCAATTTTACCTAGTTCGGTTAATTTAGAGCAAACAGTAATGAGATCAATTGGTTGGCTACTATTATTTAAGTCAGTAATGGCTTCATAGATTACGCCATATTGAGGATGATAGAAGTCCTCTCTCTTTAGTTTTAAATCACTCATTTCATCAAAAGAATTACCATCCATAATTAGACAACCAAGTAATGATTTTTCTGCTAATAGATCGTGTGGAAGTTGCTTGAGATTTCTCTCCATAACTTTCTCCTGAATAATTTGAGGGGGATTTAAAAACAAGGCCTAGAGCAAGCTCTAGGCCCAAACAATAAGATCAATTATGATCTTAAAATTCTGTTAGCTTCTTCTTTAAGTTTTTCTTCTTCAGTAAGCTCTTTTACTTCTTCAGTTTCAACTTCAACAGTCTCACCGTTAGCAGCAGCTTCTGCAGCAGCAGCTTTCTTTCTTTCAGCATCTTCGTGCTTCTTTTTCATCTCTTCTGCTTGAACAGGATCGATTACAACATTTACTTTGAAAGAAGCTTCAACACCATCAACAAGTTTAGCAACAACATCAAATGTTCCTAAAGCTTTGATTGGAGCAGATACAGAAATCATTCTCTTCTCAAGAGAGATCTCTTCTTTTGCAAATTCTTTAGCGATTTCTAAGTTAGAAACAGCACCAAAAAGTTTACCTGAACCAGCAACTTTTCTTACGAATTCGATTGTTCTACCTTCAATTTTCTTTGCAATTACAGATGCTGCAGCTTTTTCTTCAGCGATCTTCTTAGCAAGAACTTTTTGGTGGTGGTTTAATTGTTTTGTATTTGCATCATCAGCAAGTACTGCAAATTTACCTGGGATAAGGTAGTTTCTAGCATAACCGCTAGATACGTTAACGATTTCCCCGATATTTCCAAGAGTATTTACTCTCTCAGTTAAGATAACTTTCATATTATATCTCCTTCATTATTATTTTTTTTTTGTAAGAACTTTCTAAAATTCACCCATAAGTCTAACACTCCCAACAGAGCAAGAACTTGATATCCTGCAAAGATTGAAAAGATGACTATAAAGCTTCTAAAGAATCCGAAAATTCTAAATTTATCAAGCGCGTCCGAGACGATTCCAAAACCTTGAAAAAAGTAAAAGATAGCTAATGCATAAACAACATTCCACCCAACTAAAGTAAGAAGCTCACTCTTTAAAACATAAGTTCCAAGAGGAATGAACGCCATGGCTAAAATTAGTATGAATATAAATTGTTCAGGCACTTTAAAGCGCACAAAATCCTTCATTGTAAAAGGATAATCATGAATTGATTTCCAAATACGTGAGTTTCTCATAAGCATGAATTGTGACATCCACAGAATAAAGAAAACTCCAACAAAGGCCCCTCCAATTGAAAGCTCTAAAATTCTAGTCGCGATCTCTTTAGGGTACTTAATTATATAGGCCCAATCATCGGCTTGAGCACCGCCAGTTGCCATAATTTCATTATAGCTAGGACTTGATTTTATAGTTTGTCCAATTACTTGAACTTGCTCTGTAACCAGATCAATTGCAGATTTTTCACTGACAATTAAAATCCCACCTACAATAAGTGATATTAATGTAAAAATAAAAAAGCCGTTCTTTATAAGACCTATAACAGGGTTTACTTTTTTCCAAACTACATTAGCCGTTAAATAGGCCATTAATGCTAGAACATTAAAGCCAACTCCTAAACTTTGAAAGCCTGCTAAACTTGGAATTGCAATAGATATCGCAAGAATAATTGCCCCAATTGATAGAGTCATTATCCAAGTCTTCTTCGCTCCATAGAGTAGAAAAGCTGTAGAAAGTGGAACAAGTGCAAACACACATAATGGTCCTAAAGAAGATAATATCAAAGAAACGACACCTAAGAAGATGAGCTTCCCATTAGTTAAATCACCAATTACCTTCTCCTTCGAGTTGGTAGATGTTTTAACGTATGTATTATCTTGGTCAGAATTCATTTTTACTTAAAACCCTAATTATTCAGCAAAAGTATTAGTAATGTGACTAACTAGACCCATGTTTCTCGCTCTTTTAATAGCAGCGTCAGCAAGTCTATGACTCTTACGACTGATACCTGAAACACGGCCTGGATTGATCTTACCAAATTCATTGATTAACCAACCGTAAGTCTTAGGATCTTTCCAATCTGGAGTTATACAGTTTGCAGCAAACCAACATGCTTTTCTTCTTGCAAATCTCTTCTTATCTTTTTCAAGATCTTTATCTGCATCACCGTCATCAACGATTGATCCATTAAATTTCTTAGAAAATGGAGACTTAAAAGTTTTAGCGAATTTTTCACCTTCTTCTTTAGTGTCGCCAACTTTTACGAAAATTTTCTTAAGGATAAGTTCGTTGTTCTTTAGACGTCTTTCAATTTCTTTAAGAGCGTCACCGTTTCCAGAAACAACTAGGTAAAGATAGTGACCTGTCTTAATACCGTTTGAAGTGGCTTGAGCAAAGTGCTTGTTACCCCAATCATCAGTTAATAAAACTTCACCTTTAAATTCTGAAACTACTTCAGCAACCATTGTATTAACTGCTGCTCTTTGTTCTTCTGTAGCTTCCGTCTTAGCCACGATGGCCAATTCATAAATCATGTAAACCTCCCGGACAATTTATGGCCCTAACCCGGCGGTTAGAGCGAGATTCTTCTTAAATGTTCGCACAAGATAGCAAAAATGAAGTAAAAGGTAAACGGATATGGAAGATTATTGACGCATAATAACTACCTGTAATTACTGTGTTATCAATAATAAAGAACATGAGTGATCACATTAGCGCAAGATATTGAATTTTTTCGTTAATATCATCAATTTCTAAGACCTTCTGCTTTGTGTCAGGACAGGCTATCAAAAGCTCAACATAGAGACCGACTATCCTACAAGGTTCATTAAGGTGGCCCAGCAAAACATCTTTTTGCCCCTGCATTTTGACATTTGAACAAATCCATTTCTCAAGACAGGTCGATAATCTTCTCATCAATAAAACATTTTCACATTCTAGTTTTTGAACTTCATTTATAATTTCATATTCAGCGGTGAGATAAGGCTTATCATTGGTAACAATCTTAGTTATGCGGGCCTTTCCTTCCCCAGGAAGCATGATGACCATACTTCCGTCATCACTTTTTTGAATCAATCGAGGTAAACCAAAGCCAGCAACCGGCTTAATACAGCTAAAGATCTCATGCTCAATTGAAATATCTCCAGGTTCAAGTTCACTTTTACCGTAAACGAGAGCAACCGGAGTCTCTGTTTGAATTGAATCTTCAATCATTTTTAAATAGCGGGGCTCAAAAATATTTAGCGGCCTTTGAATCCCGGTCTGAAGAGAAATCTTAGTTAATGGAAATAGGTTCACAGTCTTTTTCATAAACAGATAGTAAACCCAAGGACAGAACTGAGCAATAGAGTCTAACGAATTAATCGCTTGAACAAAATCTTAAGAATAATTAAAGCTGGCCATACAATAATTGATATTTTTTTAAGCTATAATACCTAAATGAAAAACTTAAAATCTGAGTTTCTTCCACCGGGTGGACTTTACTTTAGAACAACACCATCTTTAATATCTACCACTCTAGGTTCTTGCGTTTCGGTTATAATTTTTGACCCTATTAAAATGACAAGTGGAATTTGCCATTATCTTAATTCATTTCCTGAGCAAAATTCTAAGCATCATGAGAATGAATACGGTATTTTTGCAATTGAAAACCTAATTCAAAAGTTTCTACAAAATGGCTCTATGCGAGCTTCCTTAAAAGCGAAAATATACGGAGGAGCAAATGTCACTGGGGATAAATACACTGGATTGCAATTATGTCAGAACAATATTTCTATTGCGATAGACACTCTCGATAAACATGGAATTCCAATTCTAGATCGAAATATTCGAGGTAAATTTGGAAGAGAGATAACATTTAATACTTCAACTTTTGAAGTCACCTTAAAAACTTATGATCCTTCGAATATAAAAGGTATTGATGAAATTTTTGAATATATAACTTTTAAAACTGGCAATGAGTCGGAGACCAGAGCATCTGTGTTTCATGCTGAAATACGCTCACATATGAGAGCCTTAGGAATAACAGACTACATAGAATATAAAGACTTAGTTTTATCAAAACAAAAAATTTCTCAAGAGCTAATCTCAAAAATTACAAATCATACTACAGAATGGTTTCGCTACTCTACTCTACAAAGAGAAATATTAGACTTTGTTAAAAATAGGCAAGACCTTCAAAAGCTAGAAGTACTTAGTGCTGGATGCTCAACAGGTCAAGAGCCTTATAGTATTGCGCTCTTTTTAAAAGAATACTCCAACTCATTAAAATATAAGATTACAGGTATCGATGTAGATTCTAAAAGTATTGAAATAGCAAAGAAAGGGGAATACAAAATAATTGAACAAAAGTTCATACCTAATATTTATCAAAGTAAATTAAAGGTTAATGCCAATCACTTTACTATATCAAATATCATCAAGGACAACTGCTTTTTTGAAACTCGAGATTTAAGAAAGATCTTATCATTAGAAAAAAAATTTGATTTGGTCATTTGTTTAAATGTGCTCATGTACTTTTCAAACAAAGATATACAAAGAATTACTGATAATTTCGCGATGAAATTAAAAAAAGATGGTCTACTATTCGTGAATATTAAA
The DNA window shown above is from Halobacteriovorax sp. HLS and carries:
- a CDS encoding motility protein A, giving the protein MDIASIIGILVASVAILGSILVGGDLGIFIDVPSTLVVGLGLIGVTFFRWPIEIVKNIVGFAMKAFFFSPADPKSTIDEIGNLAETARRESVFALEKVPIEDPFLKKAMTLAADNRPPEVISSILQLEIDAMIERHKVGVEVFQGMADDGPAMGMIGTLIGLVQMLQNLSDPSAIGPAMAVALLTTFYGAIIANVFCNPMKTKMAYRSGLEAAKMSIIIAGTLGIVAGENPRLIKEKLNAFLPPSERDAGNEEAAE
- a CDS encoding CheR family methyltransferase encodes the protein MKNLKSEFLPPGGLYFRTTPSLISTTLGSCVSVIIFDPIKMTSGICHYLNSFPEQNSKHHENEYGIFAIENLIQKFLQNGSMRASLKAKIYGGANVTGDKYTGLQLCQNNISIAIDTLDKHGIPILDRNIRGKFGREITFNTSTFEVTLKTYDPSNIKGIDEIFEYITFKTGNESETRASVFHAEIRSHMRALGITDYIEYKDLVLSKQKISQELISKITNHTTEWFRYSTLQREILDFVKNRQDLQKLEVLSAGCSTGQEPYSIALFLKEYSNSLKYKITGIDVDSKSIEIAKKGEYKIIEQKFIPNIYQSKLKVNANHFTISNIIKDNCFFETRDLRKILSLEKKFDLVICLNVLMYFSNKDIQRITDNFAMKLKKDGLLFVNIKQKIDHNSFEKVSDGVFKRV
- the rplI gene encoding 50S ribosomal protein L9 yields the protein MKVILTERVNTLGNIGEIVNVSSGYARNYLIPGKFAVLADDANTKQLNHHQKVLAKKIAEEKAAASVIAKKIEGRTIEFVRKVAGSGKLFGAVSNLEIAKEFAKEEISLEKRMISVSAPIKALGTFDVVAKLVDGVEASFKVNVVIDPVQAEEMKKKHEDAERKKAAAAEAAANGETVEVETEEVKELTEEEKLKEEANRILRS
- the rpsR gene encoding 30S ribosomal protein S18, which produces MIYELAIVAKTEATEEQRAAVNTMVAEVVSEFKGEVLLTDDWGNKHFAQATSNGIKTGHYLYLVVSGNGDALKEIERRLKNNELILKKIFVKVGDTKEEGEKFAKTFKSPFSKKFNGSIVDDGDADKDLEKDKKRFARRKACWFAANCITPDWKDPKTYGWLINEFGKINPGRVSGISRKSHRLADAAIKRARNMGLVSHITNTFAE
- a CDS encoding chorismate-binding protein, with the translated sequence MWSTFWDGEKFTRYSKPLKAKAYYLNHYIDLLTGASHPFKFDQFKEYLETIKLQTTEFEAKRIFHLFYEAGYEFNDLEFSSDDTLLVLELEYERQDKWTPITSSTEISLRPLKGVHKRKYKEDFKKVQRHLKNGDCYQVNLTYDFEFAINEDYSADDICSKLWAKRENISPYAHATFVEELDLLLLSNSPECLFNSRVESTEPVIWSMPIKGTLPRTENWKRDWEKLLSSNKDQAELNMITDLLRNDLTRIELSASRVVKKNEPLLVPKIIHQYSLITTRLSQDANLLKVVRAMFPGGSITGAPKLKVMQIIKDIEKRNRGAYCGSTILMANRMCNSSINIRTAVVDLKNRKLNYSAGGGITLLSNCEDEFLEMHLKKDSFIKILIS
- a CDS encoding DUF2232 domain-containing protein, giving the protein MNSDQDNTYVKTSTNSKEKVIGDLTNGKLIFLGVVSLILSSLGPLCVFALVPLSTAFLLYGAKKTWIMTLSIGAIILAISIAIPSLAGFQSLGVGFNVLALMAYLTANVVWKKVNPVIGLIKNGFFIFTLISLIVGGILIVSEKSAIDLVTEQVQVIGQTIKSSPSYNEIMATGGAQADDWAYIIKYPKEIATRILELSIGGAFVGVFFILWMSQFMLMRNSRIWKSIHDYPFTMKDFVRFKVPEQFIFILILAMAFIPLGTYVLKSELLTLVGWNVVYALAIFYFFQGFGIVSDALDKFRIFGFFRSFIVIFSIFAGYQVLALLGVLDLWVNFRKFLQKKNNNEGDII
- a CDS encoding LON peptidase substrate-binding domain-containing protein produces the protein MKKTVNLFPLTKISLQTGIQRPLNIFEPRYLKMIEDSIQTETPVALVYGKSELEPGDISIEHEIFSCIKPVAGFGLPRLIQKSDDGSMVIMLPGEGKARITKIVTNDKPYLTAEYEIINEVQKLECENVLLMRRLSTCLEKWICSNVKMQGQKDVLLGHLNEPCRIVGLYVELLIACPDTKQKVLEIDDINEKIQYLALM
- the dnaB gene encoding replicative DNA helicase, with amino-acid sequence MERNLKQLPHDLLAEKSLLGCLIMDGNSFDEMSDLKLKREDFYHPQYGVIYEAITDLNNSSQPIDLITVCSKLTELGKIEEVGGQASVMGIVEDQASAANIYHYAKVVKDKSSMREVVRTAERVAAMGYDFGGKPEDFIQEVESSFFKLTNEAKSGKMQKLNSCLKLNLKELEDTSRKPGEIHGLTTGYPKVDEMLLGLQPGQLIVLAARPAMGKTALALNFAQNACAASGLPVAIFSLEMLSNELSMRLLSQKAKVDSKRIRQKNFLDTDLRSIGKAVQELSQYPIYINDSGDSTILDIQSQCRKIKTESGIGLIIIDYLQLMSASTKNLPREQQISEMSRGLKSMAKELGCPVIALSQLNRGVEARPNKRPMTSDLRESGAIEQDADIIMFVYRDEYYNPDTKEPGIAEIIVGKNRAGETGTAKLSWVGPYTSFENPAFSTDDN